Part of the Deltaproteobacteria bacterium GWC2_65_14 genome is shown below.
GAAGGCCAGGCGGGCCACCTCCTCCAGGTGGACGACCGTGCGCAGGCGGATCGCGACCCGCTCCCCCCTCCCGAGCCGGTCGAGGAAACCGGACGACACGGTAAACTCCACCGGCCCGGACTCCCGGGAGAGGTCGATGAGATTGCCGTCCGGCTCCGTCGTCAGGCGGCTGTGGAGCCGGATCACCCTGACATGGGGCCGGAGGGTCTCCGTCCGGACCTCCCGGACGATCCCGCCTCCCGCCACGAACCCCCCGTCGGAGATCACGAACCGGCCCATCCGGGGATTCGCCTCGAAGGTGTCCGCCGCGACGGGGCGGGAAGCGACGAAGGTGACGGTCGCCACCTCCAGGTTCTCCACCCTGTCCGCGAAGCGTCCGATCACCTCGAGCGTGGAGGAGTTCAGCCGCTCGGGGATGGCCGACAGGATCACCTCCGTTTCGGAGGTGGCGAGTTTCAGCAGGTACGCATGGTTCACCTGCATCGGTTCGTTTCCGAGCCAGAAGAGCGATGCGGTGATCTCCCGCGCGGCGGCCGGGACCTCGTCCTCCCATCCCATCACCTCGCCCCGTTCGAGGAACAGCTCGTCTTCCAGGGTGACCCCGACGCACTCCCCCGCGGCTGCCCGGGCCAGCGAAGGGTGGTTCCATGTTTCCACCGACCGGACGCGGCTGGTCTTACCCGACGGCGTGAACCGGACCCGGGCTCCGGGGGAGACTTCCCCCGATTCCACCCGCCCCGCGTAGATTCTCTTGCGGTCCCACACGTAGACATCCTGCACGGGGAATCTCAGGGGCATGCCGGCCGCCTCCCGGGAGGGCTGGAAGGAGTCGAGCGCCACGAGAAGCGTCGGCCCTGTGTACCAGGGCATCCGGGTCGAGGAGGAGGCGATGTTGTCCCCTTCCCGTGCCGAGATCGGGACCACGCAGGAGGGAACGATCCCGACCGACCGGAGAAACCGCCGGATCTCCTCCTCCACCTCGCGGAACCGCTCCGCGCCGTACCCCACCAGGTCCATCTTGTTCATGGCCACCACTACCTGCCGGAGCCCGAGGAGGGACAGGATATAGGCGTGGCGCCGGGTCTGCTCGCGGACCCCTTCCGCCCCGTCCACCAGCAGGATCGCCGCGTCCGCGGCGGCGGCCCCGGTAACCATGTTCTTGAGGAACTCCTTGTGCCCGGGGGCGTCGATGATGATGTAGGGGCGCTTTTCCGTACGGAAGAAGGTCTGCGCCGTGTCGATCGTGATGTTGTGCTCCCGCTCCTCCTCCAGCGCGTCCATCAGGTAGGCGAACTCGAACTCCCGCCCCTGTTCCCGGCAGGTCCGCTCGATCTCCCGGTACCGCTCCTCGGGGAGGGACCCCGTGTCGTAGAAAAGCCGCCCGATCAGGGTCGATTTGCCGTGGTCCACGTGCCCCACGATGACGATCCGCAACGTATCCGACAGATCCATCCCTTCCTCCTCCAGAACCGGGACGTTCCTTAGAACTCCTCTTCCAACCTGCGCATGTTTTTGATATGTATTCGTGGTCACTCAGGATCATCCCCCAATCCCGAGCAACGCCCTACGGTCTCGGCCCGGTTCTTAGGAACGTCCCAGTTCTTCTGTTCTTAGGAACGTCCCGGTTCTTCTGTTACATGTAGCCGAGGGAGCGGAGCTTCTGCATCATGTAGGCCGCCTCGTGGTCCTGGGCGCGCCCCGCCCGCTCGGGAGTCTTCGTCACCTTCAGCTCCTCGATGATCTCGTCCACCGAGGAGGCGTTCGAGTCAATCGGGAAGTTGCACGGCACGCAGCCGAGCGACCGGTACCGTTTTCCGTCCCGGGCGAAATAGAGGCCGCAGATGGGTATCTTCTCCCGCCGGATATACTCCCACACGTTGAGCTCGGTCCAGGAAAGGAGGGGGTGAATCCGGACATGCGTCTCCACGCCGAAGGAGGTGTTGAACTGGTCCCAGAGCTCCGGCGGCTGGTCCTTGTACTTCCATTCGAAGTTCCTGTCCCGTGGGGAGAAGACCCGCTCCTTGGCCCTCGATCCCTCCTCGTCCCGGCGGATCCCGAGGAAGATCCCCTTGAATCCGTGCTTCTCCAGCAGCTGCTGGAGCCCCTGGGTCTTGAGGGCGTTGCAGCAGAGGAACCGTCCCTTCGATGGTTCCATTCCTTCGCAGAGCGCCTGCTCGTTCCTCCCGACGATGAGCTCCACCCCCCACTCCCGGGCCATCCGGTCGCGGTAGGCGATCATCTCCGGGTGCTTGAAGCTTGTGTCGATGTGGACCAGCGGGAAGGGAACCCTCCCGAAGAAAGCCTTCCGGGCCAGCCACAGAAGCGTCGTCGAATCCTTTCCGATCGACCAGAGCATCGCCAGGTCCTTGAACTTCCGGAACGCCTCCCGGAAGATGTAGATACTCTGGTTCTCGAGCGCGTCGAGGTGATCC
Proteins encoded:
- a CDS encoding sulfate adenylyltransferase, with the translated sequence MDHLDALENQSIYIFREAFRKFKDLAMLWSIGKDSTTLLWLARKAFFGRVPFPLVHIDTSFKHPEMIAYRDRMAREWGVELIVGRNEQALCEGMEPSKGRFLCCNALKTQGLQQLLEKHGFKGIFLGIRRDEEGSRAKERVFSPRDRNFEWKYKDQPPELWDQFNTSFGVETHVRIHPLLSWTELNVWEYIRREKIPICGLYFARDGKRYRSLGCVPCNFPIDSNASSVDEIIEELKVTKTPERAGRAQDHEAAYMMQKLRSLGYM
- a CDS encoding elongation factor Tu, giving the protein MDLSDTLRIVIVGHVDHGKSTLIGRLFYDTGSLPEERYREIERTCREQGREFEFAYLMDALEEEREHNITIDTAQTFFRTEKRPYIIIDAPGHKEFLKNMVTGAAAADAAILLVDGAEGVREQTRRHAYILSLLGLRQVVVAMNKMDLVGYGAERFREVEEEIRRFLRSVGIVPSCVVPISAREGDNIASSSTRMPWYTGPTLLVALDSFQPSREAAGMPLRFPVQDVYVWDRKRIYAGRVESGEVSPGARVRFTPSGKTSRVRSVETWNHPSLARAAAGECVGVTLEDELFLERGEVMGWEDEVPAAAREITASLFWLGNEPMQVNHAYLLKLATSETEVILSAIPERLNSSTLEVIGRFADRVENLEVATVTFVASRPVAADTFEANPRMGRFVISDGGFVAGGGIVREVRTETLRPHVRVIRLHSRLTTEPDGNLIDLSRESGPVEFTVSSGFLDRLGRGERVAIRLRTVVHLEEVARLAFGHGLGFEFRRDEEGPKAILFRDPPRRPLPRGDAGIAI